TGTCTTCCATCTATACTCCACAAAGTACCACTATAGAGAAGGAATGgaaattatttctgtttgttaTCTGTCCCTTTCCTACTTTGCAATAGACAGGGGTAGTGGCTTTAGGTTTAATTAAGGGAATAAACTCAGAATGTTTATTTCATCTCTAATTctttcttcatactgttttcatgCGGTGAATGGAGATAACTTCTGATTTCTATCAGCTGCTTATACATTCATTTATTAACCAAGTTATTCAAGTACCTTCTAAATGTAAGGATTTGATGCTAACTGCCATGGTGGATACAATGAAGAAATGCATacttaattaaaactaaaatacaaaGCAGTATGGCAAGTGCCAAATGAATATATAGTAAGTGTCGTTACGCTCTAATAACTCTTTTATGAGAAACCAGAAGACCAGAAGTAAAAATAATCCTTAAATATATTACCAAATACCAGAAAGTTTTAATACCAACTAATACCTTAGCATCTGTCATAATTACTTGCACAGAGTAAGCTGACCATGAATTGAACAAAAGCTAAATGTACCAGAAAAAATACCAGTGGGGTTGAAAAGAGAGAAAGTAAGGCAGCAGAGATTGAGCTAAACTTGAGGAGACCAAAGAACAGGTCCTGTCATGCCTGTCATGattagaaaagagaaagcagTGTGGTGGGAAGGACTTACTTAAATCATCAGAAATCTTATCTCGGATAGTTGAGTGGACTAGTTGGAAGAGCCACAGTTGCCAGCATTCTTGGAGGCTATATGGATCCAGATGCTGGGAGGATCCAGATGCATTGTGGGCAGGAGAGGAAGTCCCTCAAGGGTCTCATTTCCAGATGACTCTTGCAATCCGACCCCTTTCTCAGGCTTTCTTTTAAGGCTTTGTGTCTGCTtaatacggagaaggcagtggcaccccactccagtactcttgcctggaaaatcccaggggcggAGGAGTTCTAAGGTTGACTGTACCCACCTTCCCCTTTAGAATCTTTTCACTGCTCACAGGCAACTAGAACTGAAAGTAGAAAACCCACAAATTGAAATAAGTTTTAAACTCAGATAAATATTTAACGTACATGATGATAGAAATGAGTTGTTATATAAGCAGCCAGTAAAGACATGTGAATGATGAACTACTAGATTTTCCCCAGATTTGTCAGATTGTATTCTAGATAATTCttaaggagaaggggaaaggctgCAGATGGAAGAATCTGAGGAAAGTAAAATTTACATGTCACACCTCTTTGATGTGGGAGACAATGACTGAATGAAGATATTTGGTCACAGAACATGAAGGCAGCTTTGGCTTCAAGTCCTTCGTGTCTGTTGTTCTCGTCTTTTTaaaccagggaagttccctgagAATTTAATTGAGATATCACAGAAACAGTTCCAGTTGCTATTTTCAGTATTGGTACACTGTGTCTTGTTTTTCTTAATGTGatacatggaaataaaatttatgaaCTATAATGTATTGCATTCGAAATATTAACCTACATAAATCAAATTTTCAAAAACTTGTAAAAATGTGCAATAAAAATTGCTTGGACAGTTTTTGAAGAGCAAACGTTTTATGATCTAAAATACTCAGCACATAACTGTCATGGTTAGATGAGACACGTTGTCATGGTTACATGAAGGGTCTGCTGAAACGGTTATATGGTCAGACACTACTAGTTGTATAGGCCCAGTAGTAGATAACGATgaagggttttttgttgttttgtctttttttttttcctgcttagcATCACAAACCCCtcctcttgtctagaaaattgaaagcatttgtGAGTCTATGGATTGAAGTCCAAAAAGCCTGATACTTTTCCTTATTTCTGGCAGCCCTCAAGCATATGGCCTAAGTTGGGTCAGTTGAACTATCTTTGTCCTTAGCTGTGAACTAGGGTAGTGTTacaaggaaggaggaagaattcCGAGTTAGTCCCAGTGGCCTTCCGTCACCCGATTGGGTCAGAGTCCAGGTGCCCAGCAGCAGTGGTCCACTATTGGCCGTGCGTACGGCTATATGCTTTCTCTAGGTTGCCAGGCTATCGGGTAACCACCCAGGAAATTGTTTTTCTACCTAAGGACACGGCAGACAGTTTCAGTTTTTGCCTCACTGATAGGATCACTATTGAGAGTTGTGGGAAACCTTACTGGCCTAAGGTTGCTGCACGGCCGGGTTGTGGGCTCCGCAGTTTCCTAAGTAATGACAAAGAGCCACCAGGACCACGCTCCAGGAGGGAAGAATCGGCTGGCTTGGTTACTGTGGTGTACCCTGCTCCTGGCCCAGGCCCCCAGCACGTGCGTTtagtaaatttttatttgattttgacctgaatgaataaaataatagtaCTCAACTTTAGGCCTCCTCAACATCTATTTAAATTTTTGGATCCTGTCTGCTTTTAGCATAGAAGGGAACAGAACTCAAAGACGATGACACTAAGGTGTTAAATTCAGGTAAATAGGAGGCTGTTTTTCCAGTGGCAGAAATGAGGAAAGGGGTGGGGTTGGGCGGGAAGGAGCTAGGTTTCGACGGTGATAAACTGAACCTGTTAAATGCTGTGTCTTTTATGTTTCATAACTGGGTTAAACCGGTTGTGTCACTCCTTGGACAGCTCTGCACTTGTTTGAATAGTACAACAGTCCCTCCTACTGAACTTTGATCCGGCAGAAACAACTGTTAACTAACAACTTCAGACCATCACTGGAACACCTGTACGAAGAATGTTCTTCAGTTTAGCTTTGCATACGtgatttcttttaaacttttaaaatgattagAAAACTTTTTATTATCCTGCTTTTGTCATCTGTGACTCTTGGAGAAGCCAGGAAATCCTTTCTCAGTTTCCTGAACATAGAAAAGACTGAAGTGCTGTTTATCACAAAGACGGAAGAAACTGTGGTTGTAAGGTCAAGTTACAGAGATAAACAGCCAAACTCCAGCTACCTCCGTGTGCAACTGGAAGATGATAAAATGCTCCAAGTGGTGAATGTGACCAAGACCTTATCGGATGTGACCAACTTTACCATACACCTGGTGACGGGTGGAGACGGAGAGACAAATCTGACCGTTCAGCTGTGGGATTCAGAAGGTAGGCGCGAAAGGCTCATTGAAGAGATAAAGAATGTCCGAGTCAGAGTGCTCAGACAGAGACAAGACAGTCCTTTCCAGGCATCAAACCTCATCAACAGAAACATCCTAATGCTGTTTCTGCCAATGATACTGTTAAATAAATGTGCGTTTGGTTGCAAGATTGAGTTCCAGGTGTTTGAAACAGTGTGGAAGAGACCTTTGCCGGTAGTTCTTGGGGCGGTTATACAGTTTTTTCTTATGCCGTTTTGTGGATTCCTTCTGACGCAGATTTTGGCCTTGCCTGAGGCCCAGGCGTTTGGATTTATAGTCACCTGTACGTgcccaggtgggggtgggggctaccTCTTTGCTCTGCTTCTAGAAGGAGATGTCACTTTGGCCATTCTGATGACTTGCACGTCAACGTTTCTGGCCCTGGTCACGATGCCTACCAATTCTTACATATACAGTAGAATCTTAGGGTTATCGGGTACATTGCATATTCCTATTTCTAAAATTATGTCAACCCTCCTTTTCATCCTCGCACCAATGTCAGTGGGAATAGTCATCAAGCATAGACTACCTGACAAAGCAAAGTTCTTGGAGAGGATCATTAGGCCTCtgagttttattttaatgtttataggGATTTATGTGACTTTCAGCATGGGATTGGTGTTCCTGAAAACAGTGAACCTAGGCGTGCTTCTGTTGGGTGTCTTAGTTCCTGCTTTGGGGTTGTTGTTTGGGTACTTTTTTGCTAAAATTTCTATGCTGCCTCTT
The genomic region above belongs to Bos taurus isolate L1 Dominette 01449 registration number 42190680 breed Hereford chromosome 14, ARS-UCD2.0, whole genome shotgun sequence and contains:
- the SLC10A5 gene encoding sodium/bile acid cotransporter 5 yields the protein MIRKLFIILLLSSVTLGEARKSFLSFLNIEKTEVLFITKTEETVVVRSSYRDKQPNSSYLRVQLEDDKMLQVVNVTKTLSDVTNFTIHLVTGGDGETNLTVQLWDSEGRRERLIEEIKNVRVRVLRQRQDSPFQASNLINRNILMLFLPMILLNKCAFGCKIEFQVFETVWKRPLPVVLGAVIQFFLMPFCGFLLTQILALPEAQAFGFIVTCTCPGGGGGYLFALLLEGDVTLAILMTCTSTFLALVTMPTNSYIYSRILGLSGTLHIPISKIMSTLLFILAPMSVGIVIKHRLPDKAKFLERIIRPLSFILMFIGIYVTFSMGLVFLKTVNLGVLLLGVLVPALGLLFGYFFAKISMLPLPVCKTVAIEGGVLNSFLALAIIQLSFSQSDADLASVAPFTVAMCSGCEMLLILLFYKAKKRCILNIEEKRMKNPPV